The DNA segment AGACGCCTAGCGAGGCCCCGTCGCCCGCCTGAGCTCGCGCGACGAGCTCACGGTCGCGCTCACGCTCGAGGTCACGGTCCGCGGCGATCCCAACGCCCCCGCCGCGCCGCTCGTCGTCACGCTCGCCCTGCACGCGCGCGAGCCTACCAGCCTTGCGATCGGCGCGTCGCGTGACCTCGCGCGCCACCCCGAGGGTCGCCAAGACCGAGGGGAGACGCCAGTCGTCGAGGGCCATCGTGCTCACGAGGACCCAACGCGGGTCGGGTGGTGCACCTTACAGCTTCGCCCGCGGCGACGAACGCCTCGGGGCTCAGTTCCAGGTTCACGGGGACGCGTCCCCCGCGCTACCGTCGCGGCATGCGAGCTAGCGGTCACGTGGGTCTCCTCTCGGCCACCCTCGCGGCGGCGCTCGCGCTCGCCGCCCCGGCCGCCGCCGCGGAGGCAGCCGCGCCCACCCCGCCCGCCGCACGCGCCGGCGCGTCCGCGCGCCCCCTGCTGCCGTTCACGAAGACGACCCTACCCAACGGGCTCCAGGTCATCTTGCACGAGGACCACACGACCCCGACCGTCGTGGTCAACCTGGGCTACCGCGTGGGCTCGCGCTTCGAGGCGCCCCGCCGTACGGGCTTCGCGCACCTGTTCGAGCACCTGATGTTCATGGGCACGCGCCGCGCGCCGACGAAGGCGTTCGACGCGTGGATGGAGGCCGCCGGCGGCTGGAACAACGCGTGGACGAGCGAGGACCGCACGGTCTACTACGACGTCGGGCCGCCCACCGCGCTCCCGCTGTTGCTCTGGCTCGAGGCCGATCGGCTGAGCGATCTCGGGCCCTCGATGACGCTCGACAAGCTGAACGCGCAGCGGGAGGTCGTGCGCAACGAGCGCCGCCAGACCAGCGAGAACCAGCCCTACGGCAAAGCCGAGCTGCGGCTGCCGGAGCTCCTCTTCCCCGAGGGGCACCCGTACCACCACCCGGTGATCGGCTCGCACGCCGATCTCGAGGCCGCGTCGGTCGACGACGTGAAGGGGTTCTTCGCCACCCACTACACCGCGTCGAACGCGGCCCTCGTCGTCGCGGGCGATCACCACCCCGAGGCGACGCTCGCGTGGGTGACGCGCCTCTTCAGCGGGCTGCCCCGCGTGGCTCGCGCCGCCGATCCGGCAGTCCCCGCAGGCACTCCCGCGCTCGCCAAGGTCGTGCGCGAGACCCTCCGCGACACGGTGGAGCTCGCGCGCGTCACGTTCGCGTGGCCGAGCCCGAAGCATTTCGCCGCGGGCGACGCCGAGCTCGATCTCCTTGGAAGCGTGCTGTCCGCGACCAAGGCGAGCCGGCTCACAGAGCGCCTCGTTTTCCGCGAAAAGGCGGCCCAGAGGGTCGTCGCGTACCAGGCGTCGAGTGCCCTGGCGTCGCACTTCGCGATCGACGTGCTCGTGACCCCCGGAGTCGATCCCGCCAAGGTGGAGCGCCTCGTGGACGAGGAGCTCGCCAAGGTGCGGGCGGGCGAGCTCACCGAGGTCGAGCTCTCGCGCGCCAAGAACGGCGTCGAGACGGGCCTCATCACGCGGCTCCAGAGCGTGCGCGAGCGCGCGAGCCTCCTGAGCTCGTACGAACAGGAGCTCGGCGATCCGGGCTACTTCGAGCGCGATCTCGCGCGGTACCGCGACGCCACGCTGGCGGGCCTGCGGGCGGCGGCGCAGAGCTCGCTGCGAACGGACGCCCGCGTGGTGCTCACGGTGCTTCCGGAGCCGCCACGGGCCCAGCGGGCTTCAGGCGTCGGCGCGGGAAAGGAGGCCCCATGAGCGTCCGACCCCTCGCGCTCGCCGCGGTCTGCCTGCTCGCGGCGGCCTGCGAGCCGCCCGCGCCCCCCAAGCGCCCGAGTCCCCCGGAGAGCTCGCCCCCAGGCGCCTCGCCACGGGCCGCGGTGGCGCCCCCGCCGGCCGATCCGCTCGGCCCTAAGCCCGAGCCCGCCGCGCCCGCGCCGTACGTCCCCGACGCGCCCCGCGTGCGCACGTTGAAGAGCGGGCTCACCGTGTGGGTGCTCGAGCGACACGCGGTGCCCCTCGTGTCGATGACCCTGGTGGTCCCCGGGGGGGCGGCCCGCGATCCGCGGGGAAAGCACGGGCTCGCCGCGATCACGGCGAACATGCTCGACGAGGGCGCAGGGCGCCGAGGCGCGCTGGATCTCGCGCGGCATTTCGAGTCTCTCGGGGCCGAGCTGAGCACGGGCGCGACGGCCGACTACTCCTTCGCCCAGCTCACGGTGCTGAAGCGAAACCTCCGGGCGGTCTGGCCCGCGTACGTCGACGTGTTCGCGAAGCCTTCGCTCCTCCCGGCCGATTTCGCGCGCGTCCGCGAGCTCTGGCGGAACGAGCTCAAGGCGCGGCGCGCAGAGCCCGAGGACGTCGCCAGGGTCGCGGGCCTCGCGCTCCACTACGGGCTCGATCACCCGTACGGGCACCCGCCCGAGGGCACGCTGCGCGGGGCCGCGGCGATCACCGTCGCCGACGTCGCGGCCGAGTACGCGCGCGCCTACCGCGCCGACGTCGCGACGCTCGTCATCGTCGGCGACGTGGCCGACGCCGACCTGACCGCGCTCGAACCCGAGCTCGACCGCTTCGCCCGAGGGGCTGCACCGCGTGGCGCCGCGCCGCCCGCGCGTGAGGTGCCTCCCGCGCCGGCCCCGGTCCGTAGGCGGGTGGTGGTGGTCGATCGCCCTGGCGCTCCGCAGAGCGTCGTCTCTTTGCTGCTCCCGGCGGTCCCCGCGGGTCACGACGAGGCGCCGCTCTTGTCTCGCGCCAACATCGCCCTGGGCGGGTCGTTCACGTCGCGCCTGAACCAAGATCTCCGCGAAGAGCGCGGCCTCACGTACGGCGCGAGCTCGCGCCTCTCGTTCAGCCGCGGCGCGGGCGTCTTCGTCGCGCACGCCGCGGTGCAGACCGACAAAACCCAGGAGGCCCTCGCGGCGCTCATGGCCGACGTCGTCGCCTACGCGCACGGCGGGCCCACGCCCGCCGAGACCGAAAAGACCCGGCTCGTCGCGCGGGCGGATCTCGTGGAAGCGTTCGAGGGCGTATCCCCGGCCTCGTCGCGCCTGGCGCGCCTCGCCGGGGTGGGCCTACCCCACGACCACGACACGCGGACCTCGCCCCGCCGCGACGGCGCCACCCGCGCCGAGCTCGCGGACGCCGCGCGACGGTGGCTCGACCCCACGCGGGGGGCTGTGCTGGTCGTGGGGCCGAAGGCGACGGTGTTGAAGGCGCTCGAGCCCCTGAAGCTCGGCCCGGCGGAGACCCTCACGATCGAGTAGGGCCGGCGCTGGGGTCCATGGGCGCGCGGGCGAACAGCTGTTGACGTCCCAGGGGAGGGGCGCGTAATCCGGGGCCATGACGGTCTCGATCGAGCTCGGCCCGGGCGCTGAAGACAACGGGCTCGCCTCCATGTTGGCGGAGCTCCTGCGCCAAAATCTCGAGCAAAACCCCCACAAACTCACCGATTTCTACGCGCTGCGGGGCAAGTTCGCGATCGTGGCCGACGACGCCGACGTCGCCCTCACGCTGCGCTTCGCCTTCGGGCATCTGTGTGTGCTCAACGGCATCGTGGGCACGCCGGACGTCACCATCCGCGCGACGAGCGACGTGGTCATGGCCCTCTCCAACATGCCCGTCGGGGCCTTGGGCCTGCCCATCCCGTCCCGCGACGAGCAGCGCGACGTCGTGCGCCAGGTGGCGTCGGCCTTCCGCGCTGGCAGCTTTCGGGTCTTCGGCGTGCTCCGCCACTTCGGCATGTTCCAGCGGCTCACCCGCGTGCTGTCGGTGAACGGCTAGCAAAATACGGCACTTTGACGCTTTCACCTTGACGGGTGTGAGGTGCCCTCGTACCCTGCCGTGCCTCATTCCCCGTGGCGGCAGCCCGAGCACGTCGTGGCTGCAACTCCTCGTTATTACGTGATTTTGTAAGGTTCTCTCCCATGGCCGTTCACATCCGTCTCGCGCGCGCTGGCGCCAAGAAGAAGCCCTTCTACCGTATCGTAGTCACCGACCAACGCAGCCCGCGTGGGGGCCGGTTCCTCGAGAACATCGGCACCTTCGACCCGCTCCGCGAGGGCTCCTTCACGATCGACGCGGCCCGCCTCGCGTACTGGCAGGGCACGGGCGCCCAGGCGTCGGACACCGTGGCGCACCTCATCAAGGCCACCGCGAAGAAGGCCCTCGCGGCCGCCAAGTAGGCGCCGTCGTGCCCCTGAAAGAGCTGATTCGCTCCATCGCCGTGGAGCTCGTCGACCAGCCCGAGAAGGTCGTGGTCAACGAGATCGCCGGCGAGAACAACACCCTCATCGAGCTGCGCGTCGCGCGCGAGGACGTGGGCAAGGTCATCGGCAAGGAGGGGCGCACGGCCCAGTCGATGCGCACGCTCCTGTCGGCGGTCTCGACCAAGCTCGGCCGGCGCGCCCACCTCGACATCGTCGACTGATGATCCGCCCCGACGCGTGGGTACCCCTCGCCGAGATCGCCCGCGCCCACGGCGTGCGCGGCGAGGTGCGCCTTCGCCTTTTCAACAAGGACAGCGACGTGCTGCTCGAGCAGGACGAGGTCCTGGTGCGCCTGACCGACGGCGAAGAGCACGAGGTCAGCGTCGACGGCGCGCGGCGGGCCGACCAGGCCATCCTGATCAAGCTCCACTCGGTGGACGACCGCGAGCGCGCCGACGAGCTCCGCGGCGCGCTCGTGTGCGTGCGGCGCGAGGCGTTCCCGCCGCTGGACGACGGCGAGTTCTACACCTGCGACGCCCTCGGCGCGGAGGTCGTGCTCGTGCAAGGAGCGACCGACGCGACCGACGCCGCCACGGAGGCGGGCGCCCAGCGCCTCGGCCACGTCCGCGATCTGATGAGCTACCCGAGCGTCGACGTCCTCGTCGTTCGCGCCGAGGACGGCGGCCCCGACTGGGAGATCCCGCTGGTCGCGGCGTACGTCGCCCGCGCCGACGTGTCCGCGGGCCGCTTCGTGCTGCGCTCGATCGAGGGCATCGAGCGCCTCGCGCCTCGCGCGAAGGCGTCCGCTCCGCCCGACGACGGCCCGTGAGGGCGGCGTGAGGGTCGACGTCGTCACGCTCTTCCCGGAGCTCTTCGGCGCGTTCGCGACCACCTCGTTCGTGGGCCGCGCGATCGAGCAGCGGGCGCTCGCGCTCCGGCTGCGGTCGCCGCGTGAGTTCGGCCTGGGGCGTCACCGCAGCGTCGACGACACCCCCTACGGTGGCGGCTGCGGCATGGTCATGCGCGTGGACGTGCTCGTCGCCTGCCTCGAGTCCCTCGACGCCGACGCGCCGGCTGCGCCCGCGGTGGCGGCGGGCCGTGGCGAGGACGCAGGGCCCGGGCGCGCGCACCGCGTGCTGCTGACACCGCAAGGCGCGCCGTTCACCCAGGCCCACGCCCGGCGCCTCGCCACGCTGCCCGCGCTCGCCCTCGTGTGCGGGCGCTACGAGGGGTTCGACGAGCGCGTGCGACTGCACGTCGACGAAGAGATCTCTCTCGGCGACTTCGTCATGACCGGCGGAGAGGTCGCCGCCATGGCGATCATCGAGGCCACGGTGCGTCTGCTGCCCGGGGTGCTCGGCAACGCCGACTCGGTGGTCGACGAGTCGCACGGGGAAGGGGGGCTCCTCGAGTACCCTCAGTACACCCGCCCGCTCGAGTTCCGCGGCGCCCGCGTGCCCGATGTGCTCGCCGGAGGAAATCATAGTAAAATCAAGGCGTTTCGTGACGCGGAGCGCCTCGAACGCACGCGCGCCCGGCGCCCCGATTTGCTCGCGCGCCGAGGCGGTGATCCAGACGCGGGCGGGGAGTCGTGAGCCGCTCGGTGTCGATCGCGCTCGTGCACTTCCCGGTCCTCGACGGGAAGCGAGCGGAGGTCACCACCACGGTGACGAACCTCGACGTCCACGACCTCGCGAGGAGCGCCCGCACCTTCGGGTGCGCGTCGTACTTCATCGTGCACCCCGTGGAGGCGCAGCGCACGCTCGTGGGTCGCATCCAGGAGCACTGGACCACGGGCTCGAGCGCGCAGCGCATCCCCACCCGGAAGGTGGCGCTCGCGCTCGTCCGCGTGGTGCCGAGCCTCGAGGCGATGGTGGCCTCGTTCGGGGGACGCGACGAGGTCGAGCTGTGGGCTACCGCGGCGCGGGCCTCGCGCGAGCCGCTCGATTTCGCTTCGGCGCGCGCGCTCCTCGCCACGCCAGGCAAGCCGGTGGTCGTCCTCTTCGGCACCGGGTGGGGGCTCGCCCCGCAGGTCATCGACGGCGTGGACGCGCTCCTGCCCGCGATCGAGCGAGCGCCCGGCGTCGGCGAGGGAGACGCGTACAACCACCTCAGCGTGCGCGCCGCGTGCGCCATCACGCTCGATCGCCTGCTCGGCGGCTGACGCGCTCCTCAGCGGCTCACGAGCGGAGCATGCGGTGGACGATGAGCACCACGAGCCCGCCGCCGACCGCGAGGCCGAAGCTGTGGAGGTCGAAGCCCGTGACGCTGCCCCAGCCGAGGCGCGTACCTGCGAAGCCGCCGACCACCGCGCCGACGATGCCGAGGAGCGTCGTGGCGATGAGCCCGCCGCCGTCGCGGCCGGGCAGGATGAACTTGGCCACGATCCCGGCGATCAGGCCGAACAGCGCCCACGAGAGGAAGCCCATGCGCGCACTCTACGCCGCGGGCTACCCTTCGACGAGCGGAGCCTCGACGAGCAGGCCGCCGGGCTTGCCGGGGAGCAGCTCCACGAGCACCACCCGCGCGGCGACCGCCTGCCCCGCGTGTACGAACCGGAGCCGCTTCGCCTCGAGCCCGGCGCCGCGCGAGGCCACGAGGAGCGCGGGGAGCTCGCGTGCAGGATACACAAAACATGCGCGCCCTCGTCGACCGAGCAGCGACCGCGCCCGCACGAGGAACGGGTCGAGCGCGCCCGAGCGCGCGTCGCGCACCTGCGCGGCCGGGGGGCGCCCCTTGCCAGGCGTGAGGTACGGCGGGTTCGCGACCACGAGGTCGGCGGTCCCGGGCGCAAACGCGGCGTCGTCGGCGACGTCGGCGCGGACGACCTCGGCGCGCGCAGCGTAGCCGTTCTCTTCGAGGTTTCGCGCGCAGAGGCTCGCGAGCGTGGGGTCGCGCTCCACGAACGACACGCGCTCGGCGGAGCCGCTCGCGAGGAGCGTGAGCCCCACCGCGCCGACCCCTGCGCCGAGGTCGACGGCGTGCGTGGCGGGCCGCGGCCGGATCGCGAACCCCGCGAGGTGCAGCGCGTCCACGTTCACGCGGTACCCGACGCCGCGCGCGGGCTGCCACAGCACCGTGCGGCCCCCGTGGAGGGTGTCGCGCGTGGAGGCCGCCGACGACAGCACGTCGCGCTCCGGGGTTACTTGGAGGGGCGACGGCCGCGCAGGGAGAGCGCGGTGACCGCGCCCGGGAACATCTGCACGACGTGCGTGCCGAGGACCATCGTCTGGCCGTTGACCTTGCCGACCGCGGTGACGCGGACCGGGACGCCTGTGGGGAAGTTCAGCGCGCCGAAGAGCCCGAGCTTGCTCGTGCCCGAGCGGGCCTGCTGCTGGTCGGGGAGGGGATCGGCTTCGTTCTCGCCGAAGTAGAACACGTCGGCTTCGTGCGGCACGTCGGTGTCCACCGTGGCGCCGGCCACGCGAATGTCGCCGCAGTCGTGGATCTCGCCCGCGAGCACGCCCTTGTCGGGCTTCGGGATGAAGCCGCCCGCCGCCGCGGCGACGGTGTTGACGTCGGTGGCCGCGACCGCCGCCGGATCGTAGGCGATGACGTCGCCCTTGATGTCGCGGTTACGGAACATGACGTTGTAGTCGTAGAGCTCCTTCCACTGGCTGCCGTTCGGCGTGACGTCGCTGGTCTTCACGATGAGCGGCGTCTCGGTGGGAACGCCGGCGTACGTGTACGCGCGGAAGGAGCAGCCCCCCTCGGGGCACTTCTTCAGCCAGGTGGGCTTGGGCGTCTGCACGTCGTCGGTGTTCTTGGTCTCGATGGCCGTGCCCACCCGCTCGCCGACCGTGCCGTTTGGGCCCTCCTTGAAGAGCTCGAGCTTCACGCCCGCCGAGTCGTTCCCGCTCGAGAAGAGCCGCACGAACCCCTTCAGCGTGACCGTCTTCGAGGGTTCGAGCGCGCCCGGATCATCGAGGCAGGCGAGGTTCAGCGCGGGGTCGGTCGTGGAGTAGCGCTGGAGGCCGGTGCCGCGCGACAGCTCCTTCGTGGGCGGCGCGACGTACGTGCAGCACGCGTTGACCGTGCGGGGTGGCTTGCACGACGTCGGGTTCGCGTTGGAGGGGGCGCTGCACGATGAGCAGAAGTCCTTCTTCTGCAGGTCGGCCAGGCAGCCGCCCGCGGCGCCGCCGTCGCCGGCGATCGGCGGGTTCGAGGTGCTGCAGCCGGCGCCCGCGACGAGCGCGGAGCCGAGGACGATCGCGACGAGGGCTAGCTTCTTCATGCGTTCATGCGCATAGCAACGCTGCCGGGCTCGGGCTAGCCTCGAAGTGTCGTTTTGAGCGTTCATCCCGCAAATTCCACCGAGCGTGCCCGGCTGACGCAGAGCGTAAAGGACGAGGCGCGGCGCCTCCGCTTCGACGTGGTGGGCATCGCGCGGGCCGATCAGCCGCTCGGCGAGGACCACGCGCGCTACGAGGCGTTCCTCGCCGCCGGGTACCACGGCTCGATGGACTACCTCGCCGCCGACGCCGACGTCCGCGCGCGCCTCGATCGTCCGACCGTCCTCGAGGGCGCGCGCTCCGTGATTTGCTTGGCCCGCAGCTACAAGCGGGCGGACGACGACCGTGACGGCCCGATGGCGCAGCGCGTGGCCCGGTACGCGCGCGGCCAGGACTACCACAACGGTCTGCGCAAGCGGCTCCGGCGCCTCGCGGCCTTCGTGCGGGCCCTCGCGCCGGGCGTGTCCGCGCGGCCGCTCGTCGACGACGCGCCCGTGCTCGAGCGCGCGTGGGCCTCGCGGGCGGGCCTCGGCTTCGTGGGCAAGAACGGGCTCCTCATCGCGCCCGGCGTGGGCTCGTACGTGCTCCTGGGCGAGGTCGTGACGACCCTCGAGCTCGCGCCCGACGACCCGATCCCCGGGCGCTGCGGCGCGTGCACGCGGTGCCTCGACGCGTGCCCCACGCAGGCGCTCGTGCGACCGTTCGTCCTCGACGCGCGACGATGCGTGGCCTACCTCACCATCGAGCACGAGGGGCCTCTCGACCCCGCGCTCCGAGAGGGCGTGGGCGAGCGGGTCTTTGGCTGCGACGTGTGCCAGGAGGTGTGCCCGTTCAACGCGGGCCGCGCCGAGGCGGCCGACGCGCAGCCGTTCCGGCCCCACGCGCGCCTCGACGACGCGTCGCTCGAGGGCTGGCTGGGGCTGGACGCCGCCGGCTTCGAGGCGGTGCGCGCCGGGAGCCCGCTCGGCCGCCCGGGCCTTGACGGCCTGCAGCGGAACGCCGCGATCGCGCTGGGGAATCGAGGGGATCCCGTGGCCCGATCGGCGCTGAGCGCCAAGGCGTCCGACCCCCACGCGGCGCCCGCTGTGCGGGAGGCGGCCGCGTGGGCCCTCGGCCGCCTCCGTGGGGACTGAGCGTGCGGGGCGCGGCCCTCGCTGCTGCTGCCTCCATGCATCGAAAATCATTCAAGCTTCGACAGCCGCAGGGCGGGTTTTGTTTGCGCGACCGGGGGTGGGCGGTAGCCTAAGGACCCATGAAGCGCCTCGGACTCGCCACTGTGCTGCTCGCCGCCTCCCTCCCGATCGTGCTGCCCCGCGCAGCGTCGGCCGCAACCCAGCGCGTCACGGTCACACAGCGCGGCGACTTCGCGGTCATCGGGAACACCCTCGGCCACGACTGCGGCAACGCGACGCCTGCGCCCCTCGTCGGCACCCTCGGCGCGTGCGGCAACACCGGCCTCGCCGACTCGGCGCCGGACGTGTGGTGGACCACCGACGGCGCCGCGGCCGGCACGAACGCGTCTCTCGCGATCACCCCCGCGACGGCCCGGAGCGTCGCGGTGCTCGCGAGCGGGAACACGAAGGGCGTCGCGGTGCCCGCGGGCGCGACCGTGACGCTGGCGCGTCTCTCGTGGTCGGGGTCTCTCCCCACGGGCACGGCGCCCTCGGAGACCGTCACCCTCGATCGCGTCGGAGCCGGCGCCTTCAGCGCGCCGGTCACATCCGACAGCACGGTCGTGCGGACGGTGAACGGCAAGGTCTGGTACGGCGCCTCGGCCGACGTCACGGCCCTCGTGAAGCAGCATGGGACTGGCGCGTACGGGGTCAGCGGCATCTCGGTGCAAGACGTGGCCAACGCCAACGACAACGAGCGCTTCGGCGGGTGGTCGCTCACGGTCTTTTACTACCGAGAGACCGATCCGGTGCGGAACCTCACGCTGTTCGATGGCATGGACATCATCGACAACGGCCAGGTCGACCTGCCGCTCAGCGGGTTCCTCGTGCCGCCGGCGGGCTTCGACGCCACGCTCGGCGTGGTCACCTTCGAGGGCGACAACGCGCACACGGGCGACAGCTTCTCCTTCGGGCCCACTACGGCGAGGCTCACCGCGCTGTCGAACCCGCTGAACCCCGTCGGGAACTTCTTCAACGGCTCGCGCACGAGCCTCGGCGTGCCGGTCTCCGTGCCCGGCGATCTCCCGCAGCTCACCGGCGCCATCGGGTCGATGTCCGGAATCGACGTCGACGTCATCGACGTCACGGCCCAGATGGCTGCGGGCCAGAGCGCGGCGGTCGCGCGGCTCGCTACCGCGAGCGACACGTTCGCGCTCGCCGGGCTCGCGACGTCGCTCTCGTCTCTCATGCCCGACTTCACGGCGTCCCCCAAGACCGTGAAGAACCTCACGCACCCGACGGGCGGCACGCTCGCGGGCGACGTGCTCGAGTACTCGATCGCCGTGAAGAATACCGGCAGCGATCCCTCCGATCGCACCGAGCTCCGCGACGCAATCCCGACCGGGACGACCTACGAGGCGGGCTCCCTCTCCATCGTCTCCGGGCCGAACACCGGGGCGAAGACCGACGCCGGCGGTGACGATCAGGCCGAGTTCGACGCCGCCGCGGGCGCGGTGGTGGTGCGCGTCGGCGCGGGCGCGAACGCGACCTCCGGCGGCAGCTTGGGCATCAACGAAGAGAGCATCGTACGGTTCCGCGTGAAGATCTCCGCGGCGCCGCCGCCACTCATCTCCAACAAGGGCGTGATCCGATCGAGCGGCAAGGCCGCCGTCGCGGCGGGCCTCACCCTCGAGCCCACGTGGGGCACCATGGGGCCGGGCAGCCAGCCCGACACCCCGACTCCGTCGGCGGTCGGCAAGGACACCGACGGTGACGGCCTCCCCGACGATGTCGAGCTCGTGATTGGCACGAACCCCACGAACCCCGACACCGACGGCGACGGCGTCCGCGACGGGGTCGAGGTCGGCGGCGACACGGCGAAGCCCCAGGACACCGATGGCGACGGGAAGATCGACGCGCTCGACACCGACGACGACGGCGACGGAGTGCTCACGAGCGCCGAGCTCGGCGCCGACCCCACGAAGCCCCGCGACACCGACGGCGACGGCAAGCCCGACTACCTCGACGACGACGACGACAACGACACGGTCAAGACGGCGGCGGAGCTCGGCGCCGACCCCACGAAGCCGCTCGACACCGACGGCGACGGCAAGGCCGACTTCGTCGACGACGACGACGACAACGACACCCTCAAGACCGCCGACGAGCGCGCGGCCGCCACGTCCTCGCGGCAGCCCGACGACGTCGATGGCGACGGCAAGAAGAACTGGCTCGACGACGACGCCGACGGCGACGGCAAGAAGGACGGCGCGGTCGATGAGGGCCGCGGCGACACCGACGGCGACGGCGTCCCCAACTTCCTCGACCCCACGGACGCCAAGCCCCCGACGCCCGTGCCCACCGGCACAGGCACGACCCCGGCGCCCACCGGCTCCGTGCCAGGCGCGTTGCCGGGGGCAAGCGACGACCGCAACGACAACGGCTCGCTCGAGGGCGGGGGCGTCAACTGCGGCGTCGCCGAGCGCCCCGCGAGCGGCTCTACCGCGGCCATCGTGGGCCTCTCGCTGCTGGGCCTCGCGCTCGCGGGGCGGCGGCGTCGGCGCCCGTGAAGCGCGACCCGAGAACGAGCCTGGCCAACCGGCCCGTTTCTCGGTAGCGAAGCGGCATGTCTGAAGAAGCTGTGCTCGCGCTCGCCCCTGGCGTGCTGCGAAACGAGACCCGCGCGGTGGCTCGACTCCTCCGCGCGGTCGACGACCGCGTGCCGGGCTACTCGGCCGCGCTGAAGGCGTTATTTGCGCACACGGGACGTGCCTATATTGTTGGAATTACAGGGAATCCTGGCGCAGGAAAGAGCACGCTGACCGACCGCTTGGTCATGCGCTTCCAGGCCGAAGGCAAGCGCGTCGCGGTGCTCGCGGTCGACCCCTCGAGCCCCTACTCCGGCGGCGCCATCCTCGGCGATCGCATCCGCATGAACCGTCACGCGCTGGACGCGGGCGTGTTCATTCGCTCCGTCGCGACGCGCGGGCACATGGGCGGGCTCTCGCGCTCGGCGCGCGACATGGTGCGCGTGCTCGACGCTTCGGGCGCCGACGTCGTCCTCGTCGAGACCGTGGGTGTCGGGCAAGACGAGATCGAGATCACGCGCACGGCCCACACCACGCTCGTGGTCATGGCCCCGGGCATGGGCGACGAGGTGCAGGCGATCAAGGCGGGCATCATGGAGTCGGCCGACGTGTTCGCGGTCAACAAGGCCGATCGCGACGGCGTCGACTCCACCGTGCGTGACATCGAGCTCATGATCGCGCTCGGCTCGGAGACCATGACGGCGGTGTCCAAGTCCCGCGGGCACGTCGTGCATGGCAAGGCGCTCGGTCCGCCCGGCGCGCCGGCGCACGAGCGCGGAGGCGCCAGCGCCACGTGGACACCGCCCATCACCCGATGCGTGTCGCTGCGGGGCGAGGGGATCGACGAGCTCACGGCGCACCTCGTGGCCCACCGCGCGTGGCTCGAGGGCACGGTGGCGGGGCAGGAGCGGAAGGCCGCGCGGCTCGCCGAAGAGGTCCGCGAGTCGCTGCGCGAGGCCCTCATCGACGCGGCGACGCGGACGCTCCGCGACGAGCTCGACGCGGCGGTCGCGCGCGTGTCCTCCAAGACCTCGGATCCGTACACCGAGACCGAGCGGCTGCTCGAGGCCTTCCGGGGGCGCGGCGCTCCGGCGCCCGGCTCGTGACGTTTTCGCTTGGTTCTTCGCCGGC comes from the Myxococcales bacterium genome and includes:
- the queG gene encoding tRNA epoxyqueuosine(34) reductase QueG, which encodes MSVHPANSTERARLTQSVKDEARRLRFDVVGIARADQPLGEDHARYEAFLAAGYHGSMDYLAADADVRARLDRPTVLEGARSVICLARSYKRADDDRDGPMAQRVARYARGQDYHNGLRKRLRRLAAFVRALAPGVSARPLVDDAPVLERAWASRAGLGFVGKNGLLIAPGVGSYVLLGEVVTTLELAPDDPIPGRCGACTRCLDACPTQALVRPFVLDARRCVAYLTIEHEGPLDPALREGVGERVFGCDVCQEVCPFNAGRAEAADAQPFRPHARLDDASLEGWLGLDAAGFEAVRAGSPLGRPGLDGLQRNAAIALGNRGDPVARSALSAKASDPHAAPAVREAAAWALGRLRGD
- a CDS encoding DUF11 domain-containing protein, with translation MKRLGLATVLLAASLPIVLPRAASAATQRVTVTQRGDFAVIGNTLGHDCGNATPAPLVGTLGACGNTGLADSAPDVWWTTDGAAAGTNASLAITPATARSVAVLASGNTKGVAVPAGATVTLARLSWSGSLPTGTAPSETVTLDRVGAGAFSAPVTSDSTVVRTVNGKVWYGASADVTALVKQHGTGAYGVSGISVQDVANANDNERFGGWSLTVFYYRETDPVRNLTLFDGMDIIDNGQVDLPLSGFLVPPAGFDATLGVVTFEGDNAHTGDSFSFGPTTARLTALSNPLNPVGNFFNGSRTSLGVPVSVPGDLPQLTGAIGSMSGIDVDVIDVTAQMAAGQSAAVARLATASDTFALAGLATSLSSLMPDFTASPKTVKNLTHPTGGTLAGDVLEYSIAVKNTGSDPSDRTELRDAIPTGTTYEAGSLSIVSGPNTGAKTDAGGDDQAEFDAAAGAVVVRVGAGANATSGGSLGINEESIVRFRVKISAAPPPLISNKGVIRSSGKAAVAAGLTLEPTWGTMGPGSQPDTPTPSAVGKDTDGDGLPDDVELVIGTNPTNPDTDGDGVRDGVEVGGDTAKPQDTDGDGKIDALDTDDDGDGVLTSAELGADPTKPRDTDGDGKPDYLDDDDDNDTVKTAAELGADPTKPLDTDGDGKADFVDDDDDNDTLKTADERAAATSSRQPDDVDGDGKKNWLDDDADGDGKKDGAVDEGRGDTDGDGVPNFLDPTDAKPPTPVPTGTGTTPAPTGSVPGALPGASDDRNDNGSLEGGGVNCGVAERPASGSTAAIVGLSLLGLALAGRRRRRP
- the meaB gene encoding methylmalonyl Co-A mutase-associated GTPase MeaB — its product is MSEEAVLALAPGVLRNETRAVARLLRAVDDRVPGYSAALKALFAHTGRAYIVGITGNPGAGKSTLTDRLVMRFQAEGKRVAVLAVDPSSPYSGGAILGDRIRMNRHALDAGVFIRSVATRGHMGGLSRSARDMVRVLDASGADVVLVETVGVGQDEIEITRTAHTTLVVMAPGMGDEVQAIKAGIMESADVFAVNKADRDGVDSTVRDIELMIALGSETMTAVSKSRGHVVHGKALGPPGAPAHERGGASATWTPPITRCVSLRGEGIDELTAHLVAHRAWLEGTVAGQERKAARLAEEVRESLREALIDAATRTLRDELDAAVARVSSKTSDPYTETERLLEAFRGRGAPAPGS